In the genome of Fibrobacter sp., one region contains:
- a CDS encoding efflux RND transporter periplasmic adaptor subunit, whose product MRKFVGLLIVALSVVLSACGGDNAAKGGPGAPGGKDPGKGGPGGFGGKAKTFAVEGYIAQAHEANKSFQTMATLEAMNSVELTAAANGRLMKLMAKDGANVQKGALLAKIDDSELKAQLKQAESNKQLAQQKMDRTKGLVEKNAATQADLEAVEASLKSAEASIELIKAQIAKTEVRAPFSGKLGFVNVSVGAWMTTGTSIATLSEVKQLKARFALPQRYASNLKVGDEIDLRDEERGINRTGKVKALDATISESSRTRQIMVAVDNANGELLAGSYVKVSVELSSGRAKSIPVPAEALTLDKDGGYLFIAKDGKAQMVRVETGLRTPIAVDVVSGLNEGDTVITSGLISIRQGSSIRIREIRNNTDYEVD is encoded by the coding sequence ATGAGAAAATTTGTTGGTTTGTTAATTGTTGCGCTCTCTGTTGTGCTTTCCGCTTGTGGTGGCGATAATGCTGCCAAGGGTGGTCCTGGTGCTCCTGGTGGAAAAGACCCTGGCAAGGGCGGTCCGGGTGGCTTTGGTGGTAAGGCTAAGACTTTTGCCGTAGAAGGCTACATTGCCCAGGCTCATGAAGCTAACAAGAGTTTTCAGACTATGGCTACCTTGGAGGCCATGAACAGCGTGGAGCTGACTGCTGCTGCAAATGGCCGTTTGATGAAGCTGATGGCCAAGGATGGAGCCAACGTGCAGAAGGGCGCCCTCCTGGCAAAGATTGACGATTCTGAATTGAAGGCTCAGCTGAAGCAGGCCGAGTCCAACAAGCAGTTGGCTCAGCAAAAGATGGACCGTACTAAGGGCTTGGTGGAAAAGAATGCTGCTACCCAGGCTGATCTTGAAGCTGTAGAAGCGTCTCTTAAGTCTGCGGAAGCAAGCATTGAATTGATTAAGGCTCAGATTGCAAAGACTGAAGTCCGCGCACCGTTTAGCGGTAAGCTTGGCTTTGTGAATGTTTCCGTTGGCGCCTGGATGACTACCGGCACTTCTATTGCAACTCTTAGCGAAGTAAAGCAGCTGAAGGCTAGGTTTGCCTTGCCTCAGCGTTACGCCTCTAATCTGAAGGTTGGTGACGAAATCGACCTTCGCGATGAAGAACGCGGTATCAACAGAACCGGCAAGGTGAAGGCTCTGGACGCTACCATTTCTGAAAGCAGCCGTACCCGCCAGATTATGGTGGCTGTAGATAATGCTAACGGTGAATTGCTGGCTGGCAGCTACGTCAAGGTTAGTGTGGAACTTTCCTCCGGTCGCGCCAAGTCTATTCCTGTTCCTGCAGAAGCTTTGACTCTGGATAAGGATGGCGGTTATTTGTTTATCGCCAAGGATGGCAAGGCCCAGATGGTCCGTGTGGAAACTGGCCTCCGTACGCCTATTGCCGTGGATGTTGTTTCTGGCTTGAATGAAGGCGATACCGTGATTACCTCTGGCTTGATCAGCATCCGTCAGGGTAGCTCTATCCGCATTCGCGAAATTCGCAACAATACCGATTACGAAGTTGACTAA